The following proteins are encoded in a genomic region of Mesoplodon densirostris isolate mMesDen1 chromosome 12, mMesDen1 primary haplotype, whole genome shotgun sequence:
- the LOC132500055 gene encoding gamma-aminobutyric acid receptor subunit rho-1 encodes MLAVQNMKVGLFLLWWPWALATESRVHWRKRDVQEMSKKGSPVLKRSPDITKSPLTKSEQLLRIDDHDFSMRPGFGGPAIPVGVDVQVESLDSISEVDMDFTMTLYLRHYWKDERLSFPSTKNLSMTFDGRLVKKIWVPDMFFVHSKRSFIHDTTTDNVMLRVQPDGTVLYSLRVTVTAMCNMDFSRFPLDTQTCSLEIESYAYTEDDLMLYWKKGNDSLKTDERISLSQFLIQEFHTTTKLAFYSSTGWYNRLYINFTLRRHIFFFLLQTYFPATLMVMLSWVSFWIDRRAVPARVPLGITTVLTMSTIITGVNASMPRVSYVKAVDIYLWVSFVFVFLSVLEYAAVNYLTTVQERRERKLQEKLPCTCGLPQPHAVLLDGSYSDGEVNDLGNYTPENRDKPDRMMVQLTLASERSSPQRKSQRSSYVSMKIDTHAIDKYSRIIFPAAYILFNLIYWSIFS; translated from the exons CCCAGTTCTTAAACGCAGCCCTGATATTACCAAATCACCACTGACAAAGTCAGAACAGCTCCTGAGGATAGATGACCACGATTTCAGCATGAGGCCTGGCTTTGGAG GCCCGGCCATTCCTGTTGGCGTGGATGTGCAGGTGGAGAGCTTGGACAGCATCTCAGAGGTCGACATG GACTTCACGATGACCCTCTACCTGCGACACTACTGGAAGGACGAGAGGCTGTCCTTCCCGAGCACCAAAAACCTCAGCATGACGTTCGACGGCCGGCTGGTGAAGAAGATCTGGGTCCCCGACATGTTTTTCGTGCATTCCAAGCGCTCCTTCATCCACGACACCACCACGGACAACGTGATGCTGCGGGTCCAGCCCGACGGCACGGTGCTCTACAGCCTCAG GGTTACAGTGACCGCCATGTGCAACATGGACTTCAGCCGGTTTCCCCTGGACACACAAACGTGCTCGCTCGAAATTGAAAGCT ATGCCTACACGGAAGACGACCTCATGCTGTACTGGAAGAAAGGCAATGACTCTTTAAAGACAGATGAGCGGATCTCACTCTCCCAGTTCCTCATCCAGGAGTTCCACACCACCACCAAACTGGCCTTCTACAGCAGCACAG GCTGGTACAACCGTCTCTACATTAACTTCACGTTGCGTCgccacatcttcttcttcttgCTGCAAACCTACTTTCCTGCCACCCTGATGGTCATGCTGTCCTGGGTGTCCTTCTGGATCGACCGCAGAGCTGTGCCCGCCAGAGTCCCTTTAG GGATCACCACGGTGCTGACCATGTCCACCATCATCACGGGGGTGAACGCCTCCATGCCCCGCGTGTCCTACGTCAAGGCCGTGGACATCTACCTCTGGGTCAGCTTCGTGTTCGTGTTCCTCTCGGTGCTGGAGTACGCGGCTGTGAACTACCTGACCACCGTGCAGGAGCGGAGAGAGCGGAAGCTGCAGGAGAAG CTTCCCTGCACCTGCGGGTTGCCTCAGCCACACGCGGTCCTGCTGGACGGCAGCTACAGTGACGGGGAGGTGAACGACCTGGGCAACTACACGCCCGAGAACAGAGACAAGCCAGACAGGATGATGGTGCAGCTGACGCTGGCCTCGGAGAGGAGCTCCCCGCAGAGGAAAAGCCAGAGGAGCAGCTACGTGAGCATGAAGATTGACACTCATGCCATTGATAAATACTCCAGAATCATTTTTCCAGCTGCATACATCTTATTCAATTTAATATACTGGTCGATTTTCTCATAA